In Palleronia sp. LCG004, a single window of DNA contains:
- a CDS encoding ATP-binding protein, whose amino-acid sequence MTVDWLKRYTPRSLYGRAALILLLPVLTIQLVVSVVFIQRLFEDVTEQMTGNVALELRRLVSMVESAPDIPDALREVEPLAQALRIDVALPQADPVTGDARVFYDLSGRLVLPTLREALPELMGVDLAGDDKRVQLSVATQLGPLGLSFDRNRVSASNPHQLLVIMVLASLLMTVVAYLFLRNQLKPIKRLADAAQAFGRGRTLPYRPSGATEVREAGAAFLDMRNRIERQMEQRTLMLSGVSHDLRTPLTRMRLGLSMSDDPESPALQRDVDEMQRMLDAFLDFARDGTLDDPVEMDPALLLQDVAENARRAGQNVEIVGVAGGDAVSLHPLAITRAIENLLGNATRYGTRAELGLSLGPRAIVFTVEDDGPGIPEEMRTEALRPFSRLDPARNQNRGSGVGLGLSIAMDIARQHGGTLRLDRSQRLGGLRADLVLAR is encoded by the coding sequence ATGACAGTCGATTGGCTCAAACGCTATACGCCGCGATCCCTTTACGGTCGGGCCGCGCTCATCCTCCTGCTGCCGGTCCTGACGATCCAGCTCGTCGTTTCGGTCGTCTTCATCCAGCGCCTCTTCGAGGACGTGACGGAGCAGATGACCGGGAATGTTGCGCTTGAATTGCGCCGGCTCGTTTCGATGGTCGAAAGCGCCCCCGACATCCCCGATGCGCTGCGCGAGGTCGAACCGCTCGCCCAAGCCCTGCGCATCGACGTGGCGCTTCCGCAAGCCGATCCGGTCACCGGCGACGCGCGGGTCTTCTATGACCTTTCCGGTCGCCTGGTGCTGCCGACCCTGAGGGAGGCCCTGCCGGAGCTGATGGGCGTGGATCTGGCCGGCGACGACAAGCGCGTCCAGTTGAGCGTGGCGACACAGCTGGGTCCGCTGGGGCTTTCCTTCGACCGCAACCGCGTCTCGGCCAGCAATCCTCATCAGCTTCTCGTAATTATGGTTCTCGCATCGCTTCTGATGACGGTCGTGGCCTACCTGTTCCTGCGCAACCAGCTGAAACCGATCAAGCGGCTCGCCGATGCGGCGCAGGCCTTCGGTCGCGGACGCACCCTGCCCTATCGACCGTCCGGCGCGACCGAAGTGCGCGAGGCCGGTGCGGCATTCCTCGACATGCGCAACAGGATCGAACGGCAGATGGAGCAACGCACGCTGATGCTCTCCGGGGTTAGCCACGACCTCAGGACGCCATTGACCCGCATGCGTCTGGGCCTGTCGATGAGCGACGATCCCGAAAGCCCGGCGCTCCAGCGCGACGTGGACGAGATGCAGCGCATGCTCGACGCCTTCCTCGACTTCGCGCGCGACGGAACACTCGACGATCCGGTCGAGATGGACCCGGCGCTCCTCCTCCAGGACGTGGCCGAGAATGCACGACGTGCCGGACAGAATGTCGAGATCGTCGGCGTCGCAGGCGGGGATGCCGTCTCGCTCCATCCGCTCGCGATCACCCGGGCGATCGAGAACCTGCTCGGGAACGCGACGCGTTATGGCACGCGGGCCGAACTGGGCCTGTCGCTCGGACCGCGGGCGATCGTCTTCACGGTCGAGGATGACGGCCCCGGCATTCCCGAGGAGATGCGCACCGAGGCGTTGCGGCCCTTTTCCCGGCTCGACCCCGCGCGCAACCAGAATCGCGGCAGCGGCGTGGGGCTGGGGCTCAGCATCGCAATGGATATCGCGCGGCAGCACGGAGGAACGCTGCGCCTGGACCGGTCCCAGCGGCTCGGCGGGCTCAGGGCCGATCTGGTCCTCGCCCGCTAG
- a CDS encoding MBL fold metallo-hydrolase: protein MTQMLEPGLRLLRAPNPSPMTHTGTNTYLLGQGPVAVIDPGPGDPAHLDAILAATGGQVSHIFVTHAHLDHAALAPALAAATGAPVLAFGDARAGRSEVMQRMADAGGGEGVDRDFRPDWHLADGEAVTGPDWTLTALWTPGHFCNHLSFAWGDALFTGDLVMGWASSLVSPPDGDLTQFMSSCRRLATGRWRRFHPGHGDPIDDPKRRLHWLISHRQEREAQILDCLADGPARPGELVSRIYTGIEPHLLPAAERNVLAHLVDLTVRGLVRPEPDLGPTALFQKR from the coding sequence ATGACGCAGATGCTCGAGCCGGGCCTTCGCCTGCTCCGCGCCCCGAACCCCTCGCCGATGACCCATACCGGCACGAACACCTACCTCCTCGGTCAGGGTCCGGTGGCGGTGATCGATCCCGGTCCCGGCGATCCCGCCCATCTCGACGCGATCCTCGCCGCGACCGGGGGGCAGGTCAGCCATATCTTCGTGACGCATGCGCATCTCGACCATGCCGCGCTCGCTCCCGCGCTGGCGGCCGCGACGGGGGCACCCGTTCTCGCGTTCGGCGATGCGCGCGCAGGCCGGTCGGAAGTGATGCAGCGGATGGCGGATGCCGGAGGAGGGGAGGGCGTCGATCGCGACTTCCGCCCCGATTGGCACCTCGCGGATGGGGAGGCGGTCACCGGTCCGGACTGGACGCTGACCGCGCTCTGGACGCCGGGGCATTTCTGCAATCACCTCAGTTTCGCCTGGGGGGATGCGCTTTTCACGGGGGATCTGGTGATGGGGTGGGCATCGTCGCTCGTCTCGCCGCCGGACGGGGACCTCACGCAGTTCATGTCCTCCTGCCGCCGCCTTGCGACCGGACGCTGGCGCAGGTTCCATCCCGGGCACGGCGACCCGATTGACGACCCGAAGAGGCGGCTCCACTGGCTCATATCGCATCGGCAGGAGCGCGAGGCGCAAATCCTCGATTGCCTCGCAGACGGCCCGGCCCGTCCGGGCGAGCTCGTTTCGCGTATCTACACGGGGATCGAGCCGCATCTCCTGCCCGCGGCAGAGCGCAACGTGCTGGCCCATCTTGTCGATCTGACAGTCCGTGGCCTTGTTCGGCCCGAGCCCGATCTCGGCCCGACCGCTCTTTTTCAGAAGCGCTGA
- a CDS encoding DUF4886 domain-containing protein, with protein MIRHYPAIVAGVVCAAPAISQDAPAPQKKALSEENPGQILFVGNSYLYYGDSIHNHVVRMARAAYPDDRFTYKSATISGSYLDQHEISSYLEPGRLGLDDPFDVVILQGHSAATTTEDRLDRFAAAVREDAPQVEEHGAEVALYMTPAYTEENDDYDPEMFAQIDRGYTEVGNEVDAVIIPVGLAFELAYEARPELELHKHFDGSHPTLLGTYLAAATVYAALYEESAVGNSYDYYGAIPAEDTAFLQEIAEEAVSAYTSR; from the coding sequence TTGATTCGTCATTATCCCGCCATCGTGGCGGGCGTCGTCTGTGCGGCCCCTGCCATCTCGCAGGATGCACCTGCGCCCCAGAAGAAAGCGCTTTCGGAGGAAAATCCGGGCCAGATCCTCTTCGTTGGAAACAGCTACCTCTATTACGGCGACAGCATCCACAACCACGTCGTCCGAATGGCGCGCGCCGCGTATCCGGACGACAGGTTCACCTACAAATCCGCGACGATCTCGGGGTCCTATCTCGATCAGCACGAGATCTCGTCTTATCTCGAACCGGGCCGCCTCGGTCTCGACGATCCGTTCGACGTCGTGATCCTGCAGGGCCACAGTGCAGCCACGACCACCGAGGATCGGCTCGATCGGTTCGCTGCAGCGGTGAGGGAAGACGCCCCGCAGGTCGAGGAACACGGTGCCGAAGTGGCGCTCTACATGACCCCGGCCTACACCGAGGAGAACGACGATTACGATCCCGAGATGTTCGCGCAGATCGACCGGGGCTATACCGAGGTCGGGAACGAGGTCGACGCGGTGATCATCCCCGTGGGCCTCGCCTTCGAACTCGCCTACGAGGCCCGACCGGAACTGGAATTGCACAAGCATTTCGACGGCAGCCATCCGACGCTCCTCGGGACGTATCTCGCCGCGGCGACGGTCTATGCGGCGTTGTACGAAGAATCGGCGGTTGGCAATTCCTACGATTACTACGGTGCCATTCCAGCCGAAGACACGGCCTTCCTGCAGGAGATCGCCGAAGAGGCGGTGAGCGCGTACACCTCTCGCTGA
- a CDS encoding VPLPA-CTERM sorting domain-containing protein gives MKKSFLLVLAALAPVAAPAAPVEVLFVGNSYTFARLDPVLSYNADNVTSLTSPERGGGYADPESRNRYSPPPWGGVPGIVKKLTDQAGLDYEISLSTRQAASLRGHFLNTNPDDWDLRSNIASKPWDKVILQEQSDEPLPRVTNAFGNELRSNPEYFTHFADVIEDFVHSSDPTGTIRYRDAFPGASEDARQAACADAGISPVTCRRDRGSYANPNANPDADLYLYQTWARPNLVDGALETEIDPETGAAIRTGGMSEETFFASLDEMTALLANAYADAADLAGQDGTGGFTGIAPVGEAFLSAVASGIATRDFWGEDALSDGLIDLWFEDGTHASPAGSYLSALTIFGTITDLDPGMFGAGELAARDLGISAETALLLQGTASRQLGFTQPAIVPLPATGGMLLLGVAGLGAVRRRRRTAPA, from the coding sequence ATGAAGAAATCATTCTTGCTGGTCCTTGCGGCCCTTGCACCTGTCGCGGCCCCGGCTGCGCCGGTGGAGGTCCTGTTCGTCGGAAACAGCTACACCTTCGCCCGGCTCGACCCGGTGCTGAGCTACAACGCCGACAACGTGACGAGCCTGACCTCGCCCGAACGGGGCGGGGGCTATGCCGATCCCGAGTCGCGCAACCGCTATTCGCCCCCGCCATGGGGCGGCGTGCCGGGCATCGTGAAGAAGCTCACCGATCAGGCAGGGCTCGACTACGAGATCTCCCTGTCGACCCGTCAGGCCGCGTCGCTCCGCGGGCATTTCCTCAACACCAATCCCGACGACTGGGATCTTCGCAGCAACATCGCGTCAAAGCCTTGGGACAAGGTCATCCTGCAGGAACAGAGCGACGAGCCGTTGCCGCGCGTGACCAACGCGTTCGGCAACGAACTTCGGTCGAACCCTGAATACTTCACCCATTTCGCCGATGTGATCGAGGATTTCGTGCATTCCTCCGACCCGACCGGGACGATCCGCTATCGCGATGCCTTTCCGGGTGCGAGCGAGGATGCGCGTCAGGCGGCCTGCGCCGATGCGGGCATATCGCCGGTGACCTGCAGACGGGATCGTGGCTCCTATGCCAATCCGAACGCCAACCCTGACGCAGATCTCTATCTCTACCAGACCTGGGCGCGACCGAACCTCGTCGATGGCGCGCTCGAGACCGAGATCGACCCCGAGACCGGTGCCGCCATCCGCACGGGCGGCATGTCGGAAGAGACGTTCTTCGCCAGCCTCGACGAGATGACGGCCCTGCTGGCGAATGCCTATGCCGACGCGGCCGATCTGGCCGGGCAGGACGGGACCGGCGGGTTCACCGGCATCGCCCCCGTCGGCGAGGCGTTCCTGAGCGCGGTCGCGTCAGGGATCGCCACGCGCGACTTCTGGGGCGAGGACGCGCTGTCCGACGGGCTGATCGACCTCTGGTTCGAGGACGGCACCCATGCGAGTCCCGCGGGCTCGTATCTCAGCGCGCTGACCATCTTCGGCACGATCACGGATCTGGATCCCGGCATGTTCGGCGCGGGCGAACTCGCGGCTCGTGACCTCGGGATATCGGCCGAGACCGCGCTTCTCCTTCAGGGCACCGCAAGCCGGCAGCTGGGCTTCACCCAGCCCGCCATCGTCCCGCTGCCCGCGACGGGCGGTATGCTGCTCCTCGGGGTCGCGGGGCTCGGTGCCGTGCGCCGCCGCCGACGGACCGCGCCGGCCTGA
- a CDS encoding serine hydrolase, with product MATDEELDTQTTLANWRTAPYSRRSFHHVDELIRVDTIEASDRPGSLKTGPELDLGSVKLADGRSVEDALAASHTDAFLVLHDGVIVSERYDRLMRAGDRHIVFSVSKSVTGCLAGILVEEGVLDPGKPVTEYVRELEGSAWDDATVREVLDMTVSVRFVEDYLDPAGDVSRYRVAMDWNPPGDFPYEGGLHAFLPKLPKGEGPHGYRFHYVSPNSDVLGWVLEAASGRKIAELLSEKIWRRCGAEADGMITVDQMGGARTAGGICMRARDLARFGEVMRNEGRAGGEQVIPACWIEDIRRNGDRGAWECGGMTALYPTGSYRSQWYVPDTHPGALMAIGIHGQWVYVDLENRITAIKLSSQPLPEDSALDQLSLSIFKALGDHFGA from the coding sequence ATGGCCACAGACGAAGAGCTCGATACGCAAACCACATTGGCGAACTGGCGCACCGCGCCCTATTCCCGCCGCAGCTTCCACCACGTCGACGAGTTGATCCGGGTCGACACGATCGAGGCATCGGATCGGCCGGGATCGCTGAAGACCGGGCCGGAGCTCGACCTCGGCTCGGTGAAACTGGCCGATGGACGGAGCGTCGAGGATGCGCTTGCGGCCTCGCATACGGACGCGTTCCTCGTCCTGCACGATGGGGTCATCGTGTCCGAGCGCTACGATCGGTTGATGCGGGCCGGGGATCGGCACATCGTCTTTTCCGTCTCGAAATCCGTGACGGGGTGCCTGGCGGGCATTCTCGTCGAGGAAGGCGTCCTCGATCCCGGCAAACCTGTGACGGAATACGTGCGGGAGCTGGAGGGATCGGCCTGGGACGATGCGACGGTGCGCGAGGTGCTCGACATGACCGTCTCGGTCAGGTTCGTCGAGGACTACCTCGATCCGGCGGGCGACGTGTCGCGCTATCGCGTCGCGATGGACTGGAACCCCCCGGGGGATTTTCCCTACGAAGGGGGGCTTCACGCCTTTCTTCCCAAACTGCCGAAAGGCGAGGGGCCGCACGGGTACCGCTTTCACTACGTCTCGCCCAATTCCGACGTGCTTGGCTGGGTGCTCGAAGCCGCGAGCGGCAGGAAGATCGCAGAGCTGCTCTCGGAGAAGATCTGGCGCAGATGCGGTGCCGAAGCGGATGGCATGATCACCGTGGACCAGATGGGCGGCGCGCGTACCGCCGGCGGCATCTGCATGCGTGCCCGCGACCTGGCCCGCTTCGGCGAGGTGATGCGCAACGAGGGCCGCGCGGGCGGCGAGCAGGTCATCCCGGCATGCTGGATCGAGGATATCCGCCGGAATGGCGACCGCGGCGCGTGGGAGTGTGGCGGCATGACGGCGCTCTATCCGACGGGATCGTATCGCAGCCAATGGTACGTGCCGGACACGCATCCGGGCGCGCTGATGGCCATCGGGATCCACGGGCAGTGGGTCTATGTCGATCTCGAGAACCGGATCACGGCCATCAAGCTGTCGTCGCAACCGCTGCCGGAAGACAGCGCGCTGGATCAGCTGAGCCTGTCCATCTTCAAGGCACTCGGCGACCACTTCGGAGCCTGA
- a CDS encoding PotD/PotF family extracellular solute-binding protein produces MKAFPASGRRMVALASVALPAMIVSATAQAQDGKDLVVFDWGGYEDPGFYADYIEKYGDGPQFSFFTSDIDAVQKVRAGYEVDVIHPCTATMPQWIEDGLIKPLDTSRLDHWDDLSQGMLDAPFVQSDGKVWMVPFDFGADGIIYRTDVVENPTGIDMLLDPAYKGRTALPANASGLWIAAALHVGVELDHKSISEEQYEEMLAFLREAHQNALFYWEDPTQLSQALKSGEVVVAEGWNDLGARLKAEGEPIDFIADAPEGIAPWMCGYALSATSDPEREQQAYDFLNAISSPDAAEYLETSWGYGHSNTVGDARVDPSVTESYYLDDVRQAIEEKGVFGPLPDEIRARFVQDIARIRAGF; encoded by the coding sequence ATGAAGGCATTTCCCGCAAGCGGGCGACGCATGGTGGCCCTCGCTTCTGTGGCGCTTCCCGCGATGATCGTGTCTGCCACGGCACAGGCGCAGGATGGCAAGGATCTCGTCGTCTTCGACTGGGGCGGGTACGAGGATCCGGGCTTCTACGCCGACTATATCGAGAAATACGGCGACGGCCCCCAGTTCTCGTTCTTCACCAGCGATATCGATGCCGTCCAGAAGGTCCGCGCGGGATACGAGGTGGACGTCATCCATCCCTGCACCGCAACAATGCCGCAATGGATCGAAGATGGCCTGATCAAGCCTCTCGACACGTCGCGGCTGGATCACTGGGACGATCTGAGCCAGGGCATGCTTGACGCGCCGTTCGTCCAGAGCGACGGCAAGGTCTGGATGGTCCCGTTCGATTTCGGCGCGGACGGCATCATCTACCGCACCGACGTCGTCGAGAATCCCACGGGCATCGATATGCTGCTCGACCCGGCCTACAAGGGGCGCACCGCCTTGCCGGCAAACGCCTCCGGGCTCTGGATCGCCGCCGCGCTGCATGTCGGCGTCGAGCTCGATCACAAGAGCATTAGCGAGGAACAGTACGAGGAGATGCTGGCCTTCCTGCGCGAGGCGCACCAGAACGCGCTCTTCTACTGGGAGGACCCGACGCAGCTGTCGCAGGCTCTCAAGTCCGGCGAAGTGGTCGTGGCCGAAGGGTGGAACGATCTCGGCGCGCGCCTCAAAGCCGAAGGCGAACCGATCGACTTCATCGCCGATGCGCCCGAAGGGATCGCGCCCTGGATGTGCGGCTATGCCCTGTCCGCGACCTCCGATCCCGAGCGCGAGCAGCAGGCCTACGACTTCCTGAACGCCATCAGCTCGCCCGACGCTGCGGAATACCTCGAAACCTCATGGGGTTACGGACATTCCAATACCGTCGGCGATGCGCGGGTGGATCCATCGGTGACGGAGTCCTACTACCTCGACGACGTCCGCCAGGCGATCGAGGAAAAGGGCGTCTTCGGGCCGCTCCCGGACGAGATCCGCGCCCGTTTCGTCCAGGATATCGCCCGGATCCGCGCAGGTTTCTGA
- a CDS encoding polysaccharide deacetylase, translating to MTPKVHCALTFDFDAMSVWIGSYASRNPSMISRGEFGAVAVPRILDLLRRHGLPASFCVTGHTALAYPDLVRRIAAEGHELVHHGWVHENPADFSEADERRNLEKGFEAIDKAAGLVPRGYRSPSWDFSERTVRILVDSGMTYDSSLMGSDLVPYYVRSGDAFPNDAPYVFGVHTDLVELPVAWHLDDFPHFEYDGATKGLSAPSTVLEIWKDEVSWAADHEPGGLLTFTMHPQVIGRGHRLAMLETFVSWLKSRGDVGFTRMIDHADRWKSANPLGEWLAQGSVHARTDGLG from the coding sequence GTGACCCCCAAGGTCCATTGCGCGCTGACATTCGATTTCGACGCGATGTCCGTCTGGATCGGCAGCTATGCCAGTCGCAATCCTTCGATGATCTCGCGCGGCGAATTCGGCGCGGTCGCGGTTCCCCGCATCCTCGACCTTCTGCGCCGCCACGGTCTGCCGGCGAGCTTTTGCGTCACCGGACATACCGCGCTGGCCTATCCCGACCTGGTGCGTCGCATCGCGGCCGAGGGGCACGAGCTGGTGCATCATGGCTGGGTCCACGAGAATCCGGCCGACTTCTCCGAAGCAGACGAGCGCCGCAATCTCGAGAAGGGGTTCGAGGCGATCGACAAGGCCGCCGGACTCGTTCCACGCGGCTACCGGTCGCCGTCGTGGGATTTCTCCGAGCGGACCGTTCGCATTCTCGTCGATTCCGGCATGACCTATGACAGCTCACTGATGGGCTCCGATCTCGTCCCCTATTACGTGCGGTCCGGCGACGCATTTCCGAACGACGCGCCCTATGTCTTCGGGGTCCATACCGACCTGGTCGAGCTGCCGGTCGCTTGGCATCTCGATGATTTTCCGCATTTCGAGTATGACGGCGCGACCAAGGGGCTCTCCGCGCCCTCGACGGTTCTGGAGATCTGGAAGGACGAGGTGAGCTGGGCCGCCGATCACGAGCCCGGCGGCCTGCTGACTTTCACCATGCATCCGCAGGTGATCGGTCGCGGGCATCGTCTGGCCATGCTCGAGACGTTCGTTTCCTGGCTGAAGTCGCGCGGGGATGTCGGGTTCACGCGCATGATCGACCACGCGGATCGCTGGAAATCCGCGAACCCGCTCGGCGAATGGCTGGCGCAGGGCAGCGTTCACGCCCGCACCGATGGTCTGGGATGA
- a CDS encoding glucose 1-dehydrogenase, with the protein MTVVSSGTGRLSGKRALVTGAANGIGRAIARRFVSEGAKVFATDITWTDEDRHALPGARIDTLDVALEAEWQRIVSDIEGHCGGLDILVNNAGIGGGDAPIHTTSLDAWHRAHSVNLDGVFLGMKHAVPLMRLAGGGAIVNMGSIWGVAGTAGSAAYQSSKGAVSVLTRNGAITYAPENIRVNAIHPGLIATPMTASQPDELNENTRRMTPLGHPGTPDDIAAGALYLASDEAAFVTGAELAIDGGFLAQ; encoded by the coding sequence ATGACGGTCGTCTCCTCCGGCACCGGGCGATTGTCAGGCAAGCGGGCGCTGGTGACAGGCGCGGCCAACGGCATCGGCAGGGCGATCGCCCGGCGCTTCGTCTCCGAGGGCGCAAAAGTCTTTGCCACCGACATCACCTGGACGGATGAGGACCGCCACGCTTTGCCGGGGGCCCGGATCGACACGCTCGACGTGGCGCTGGAGGCCGAATGGCAGAGGATCGTATCGGATATCGAAGGTCACTGCGGGGGCCTCGACATCCTGGTCAACAATGCCGGGATCGGCGGGGGCGACGCGCCCATACACACGACCAGCCTCGACGCGTGGCACAGGGCCCATTCGGTCAACCTCGACGGCGTGTTTCTCGGCATGAAACATGCCGTGCCCCTGATGCGCTTGGCCGGGGGCGGGGCCATCGTGAACATGGGGTCGATCTGGGGCGTGGCTGGCACCGCGGGATCGGCGGCGTACCAATCCTCCAAGGGGGCCGTGTCGGTCCTGACCCGCAACGGGGCGATCACCTATGCGCCGGAGAACATCCGCGTGAACGCAATCCATCCGGGGCTGATCGCGACACCGATGACCGCGTCCCAACCCGATGAGCTGAACGAGAATACGAGGCGGATGACCCCGCTGGGCCACCCCGGAACCCCCGATGATATCGCGGCAGGTGCGCTCTACCTCGCCAGCGACGAGGCCGCCTTCGTCACCGGTGCCGAACTCGCTATCGACGGAGGGTTCCTTGCCCAGTGA
- a CDS encoding SDR family oxidoreductase, whose protein sequence is MPSDGSRQVRLAVVTGAARGIGAATARRLADDGFRVIACDREFETLGVDLPDPGRPQPCNLDVADASGWSNLARRIAGSGAELGALVNGAAIYRPRPLEDETEAGFEEVFRVNQMGTFLGLGALSPLMADGASVVNICSIGGMIGDETAFAYTATKWAVRGMSRSAARALAPRGIRVNTVCPGLIDTPMFYENSADTIDNLIAGVPAGRLGLADEVAQCISFLCGPESRYITGTDLVIDGGYLA, encoded by the coding sequence TTGCCCAGTGACGGAAGCAGGCAGGTCAGGCTTGCCGTCGTCACGGGCGCGGCGCGCGGCATCGGGGCCGCGACGGCACGGCGGCTTGCGGATGACGGGTTCCGAGTGATCGCCTGCGACAGGGAGTTCGAAACCCTCGGGGTGGACTTGCCCGATCCCGGCCGACCGCAACCCTGCAATCTGGACGTGGCCGACGCATCCGGATGGTCGAACCTGGCCCGCCGAATCGCCGGATCGGGTGCCGAACTTGGCGCCTTGGTGAACGGCGCGGCGATCTACCGTCCCCGCCCGCTCGAGGACGAGACCGAGGCCGGGTTCGAAGAGGTGTTCAGGGTCAACCAGATGGGCACCTTTCTGGGCCTCGGCGCATTGTCTCCCCTGATGGCTGACGGGGCGAGCGTCGTGAACATCTGTTCCATCGGCGGCATGATCGGTGACGAGACCGCCTTCGCCTACACGGCGACCAAATGGGCCGTCCGCGGCATGTCGCGATCTGCGGCGCGGGCCCTCGCCCCGAGGGGGATCCGCGTCAACACCGTCTGCCCCGGGCTGATCGACACGCCGATGTTCTACGAGAACTCGGCCGATACGATCGACAACCTGATCGCCGGCGTCCCCGCCGGTCGACTCGGGCTGGCCGACGAGGTCGCGCAATGCATCTCGTTCCTCTGCGGGCCGGAAAGCCGGTACATCACCGGTACGGATCTCGTGATCGACGGCGGCTATCTGGCCTGA
- a CDS encoding amidohydrolase: MTDIVIHNGSLVTFDTPMPGQTAIAIKDGLITAIGDDATILDLAGPDTRIVDAGGNSVMPGFIDSHVHLFMGGVELDRLDFQGSTDRAEIAAMIRDYSAARPDDTLLMATGANYYMFDGRPATRHDLDEIIPDRPFAVFGGDHHSIWANTKALEMAGILYGGETDADSEIVMGDDGMATGMLVEPGAWNHVARLSSSGGREQAGIAFGRNPATPPTEDEREADKASLEKGMLHCARFGITTLHNMDGNFYQLELLSELEVEGRLPCRIEVPFHLKNDDPIDRLEEAHEMRARFTGDKVWCGRVKMFMDGVSESRTGLQLRPYPEDPTTNGVELFAPDHFAEVCIRADRAGFQISTHAIGELAVRRVLDGYEAAQNANGRRDSRHRIEHVETVTREDLPRFDALGVVPSMQPMQSPRAGWFPPAPPGRSFHDDQRELCYAFRDVRAHAPRLIFNTDWPIVPIEPMRSIQAACAPLDAGPHWADGTQTLDEALASYIVDNAWVEFNEDSKGRLAPGMMADVVVMDHPLHEMPADRLSEARPLLTICDGAITWDAAIA, from the coding sequence ATGACAGACATCGTTATCCATAACGGCAGCCTCGTCACCTTCGACACGCCGATGCCCGGCCAGACCGCCATCGCCATCAAGGACGGCCTGATCACCGCGATCGGCGACGATGCCACGATCCTGGATCTGGCGGGTCCCGACACGCGGATCGTGGATGCCGGCGGCAATTCCGTGATGCCGGGCTTCATCGACAGCCATGTGCACCTGTTCATGGGTGGCGTCGAACTCGACCGGCTCGATTTCCAGGGATCGACGGACCGCGCCGAGATCGCCGCGATGATCCGGGACTATTCGGCCGCGCGCCCCGACGACACGCTGCTCATGGCCACTGGGGCCAACTATTACATGTTCGACGGCCGCCCCGCCACGCGCCACGATCTCGACGAGATCATCCCCGACCGCCCCTTCGCGGTGTTCGGCGGCGACCATCACAGCATCTGGGCCAACACCAAGGCGCTGGAGATGGCCGGAATTCTTTATGGCGGCGAAACCGATGCCGACAGCGAGATCGTGATGGGCGATGACGGCATGGCGACGGGAATGCTGGTTGAGCCCGGTGCCTGGAACCATGTCGCGCGGCTCTCGTCCTCCGGCGGCCGGGAACAGGCGGGGATCGCCTTCGGCCGGAACCCCGCGACGCCCCCCACCGAGGATGAAAGGGAAGCCGACAAGGCATCGCTCGAGAAGGGGATGCTCCACTGCGCCAGGTTCGGGATCACCACCCTGCACAACATGGACGGCAACTTCTACCAGCTCGAACTGCTGTCCGAGCTCGAGGTCGAGGGCCGCCTGCCCTGCCGCATCGAGGTTCCGTTCCACCTGAAGAACGACGATCCGATCGACCGGCTCGAGGAAGCGCACGAGATGCGGGCTAGGTTCACCGGCGACAAGGTCTGGTGCGGTCGGGTGAAGATGTTCATGGACGGCGTCAGCGAAAGCAGGACCGGGCTCCAGCTGCGCCCCTATCCCGAAGATCCGACGACGAACGGTGTCGAGCTCTTCGCGCCCGACCACTTTGCCGAGGTCTGCATCCGGGCGGACCGCGCGGGCTTTCAGATCTCCACCCACGCCATCGGCGAACTGGCGGTGCGCCGGGTGCTGGACGGTTACGAGGCGGCGCAGAACGCCAATGGCCGCCGCGACAGCCGCCACCGGATCGAACATGTCGAGACCGTCACGCGCGAGGATCTGCCGCGGTTCGACGCCCTTGGTGTTGTGCCGTCCATGCAGCCGATGCAGAGCCCGCGGGCCGGCTGGTTTCCCCCTGCCCCTCCGGGCCGGAGCTTTCACGACGATCAGCGCGAGCTGTGCTATGCGTTCCGCGACGTCCGCGCACATGCCCCCCGTCTGATCTTCAACACCGACTGGCCGATCGTGCCGATCGAACCCATGCGGTCGATTCAGGCGGCTTGCGCCCCGCTGGATGCGGGGCCGCATTGGGCGGACGGCACCCAGACGCTGGACGAGGCGCTCGCCAGCTACATCGTCGACAATGCCTGGGTCGAGTTCAACGAGGACAGCAAGGGACGCCTTGCGCCCGGCATGATGGCCGACGTGGTCGTGATGGACCATCCGCTGCATGAAATGCCGGCCGACCGCCTTTCGGAGGCACGACCGCTGCTGACCATCTGCGACGGCGCGATCACATGGGACGCGGCCATAGCCTGA